Part of the Indicator indicator isolate 239-I01 chromosome Z unlocalized genomic scaffold, UM_Iind_1.1 iindZ_random_scaffold_45, whole genome shotgun sequence genome, CCAGAGCCCAGAAATCCACCAGCGTGGTGGCGAAGGGCATCTGGGTGACGATGAGTCTGTCCTCCTCTGTGTATGTCTGCAAAACACCCCAGGGTGTGAGGAAGAGTCATACAATTCAGCCCCGGAGAGCCCCCctgacagcaggagctgctccttgcAGCCCGGGCTCTGCAGGCCCACAAGGCACCTTGTAAGAGCACAACTACGCCCTATGCCCGCACCCCCTCAGCTCATTACCACCGGGCTGGGCTCCCACCAGgcaaaaggcagcagctgtggcagcatGCTGAGCAGGGCTTAGACTGATCACTGAGGACATCTCCTGGTGATAGCAAGACCGCAGCCACTAGGCAGTAGTCACTGTGAGGAAGCTGCAGAGTTGGGACATCTCAAACCAGGGTGGCATGGCCTACCCTTGCCTTGAGCAGTGGTGCCCAAGAGTTGTCTCTGCTGCAAACTGCACCCCCACCCTCCAACTGGGGCTGAACCCTTACGTCGACAAACACAGCGTTGATGTAACCTGGTGATCCATCTGCATTCAGTGATGACATCAGGATGGGCCGGTAGGAATCCGCTACAGAGGCAAGgggcagagagagaaatgaggagCCATCCTCTCTTCACACAGAGGCATGGGGCTCCCCCTGCAAATGGTGGGGACGGCTGCAACGGCTCCTTGCAGCATGGGCTGGAGAGGCTTGGATGAAGAGGCACCACCAGCCCCCAatgcccagggcagctcaggACTGCCTGTCACATGATATCCAAAACCCCATGGGTGGAggcacagaggcacagcaggtCCACCCTCCCTCACTGCTCCCCGTTTCCTCACCTGACCCAGAAATATGTTTATCCCAGGTGTATCTCATAAATGAATGCCTCCAGCAAGCCCagaaggaagcagggaaggTCCTGCTCCCATGGTAGGACCAGTGTAATCTACACTTATCACCAACCAGAAAATTATGGTTGGACCTTCGGCAGAACTTGCCAGAGGCAGGCCTGGAGGAAAGCAGCAAGGCAGCATCATCCCCCCCATGCTCCTCTCAGgtaccaggctgcagagcatgtggctgcccagccctgccactggTACCTGGTAGGATCCCTGGCTTGCGGTTCTTGGGCTGGTTGCTgggtttctctgcttctctgcatgGCAGGAGCTGGAACAACTCAGAAAACTTCTGCAGGGCCTGTAGAGATTATTTAGTCAAGAAAGTCTTGCCTGTAAACTCCTCACAATTTTAGCCACCCCAGAGAAATGCCTCTGCTACCAGCATTCACATCTGGGGAAGTGAGCATAGTGGGGAGACATCACAGACTGGTCCCAGCAGCACAATCCAAGTGCACTAGATCCTGGTGGTACCTTGAACTCCTTCTCAAGGACATTGTTATGTCTTGAGGTCTCAGCTTCTCGAAGGCAGCGGACATGGCTGGTGATGCTCTCCACTGGGATCCCGGTGCTGCCACAGAGCAAGCCTTCAAGCAGCACCTCATACAAGAAGGTATACTGCTCCTGCATGAGGACATGGATCAGCTGCACAGTTTGGGACATGGTGTTGAGAGCCTTATTCTGCAGTCTCCGTCAACTAGCAGCGCCAGTCCCCGTAGCTAGACCACGAATGGCATGGCCAGTGTGACTTTGcaagccacatccctggagagggTTGGAAACAGATATGCAGACTGGCAGCATGCAGGAAGCAGCCAGCTCTCCTTACCTTGGTCTGCACCATGCTGACTCGCTGCTCCCGCAGCCTCTGCACGCAGTGAAACACATCCaccttcccctcagccttccccaTCTTCAGGAGGAAGTCCAGGGCAATGAAGGTACCTGTGCGCCCAATCCCTGCACTAAGGACACAAAAAGCCAAGGCTCAGCACTGCCTTGGCCAGCCTGGCTCCCGCACCTAAGTTCTCCCAGCCCAGTACCTGCAGTGCACCAACACGGGTCCGGCAGGTGCTTCCAAACCCCTCTTGTTCACCACCTCCACTAAccacaggagctgagcagggttTCTGGGCACCCCGTGGTCTGGCCACAGCAGGTAGTGAAACTGCTCCACTACTCTTGGGAGAGCACACCCTGCCTGCAAAGGAGAgacagctggcaggagaggaagcaggAACCAACCTGGAAACTTGCATGAAGTAATTGCATGCCAACAAGTAGGGAGCAATGGAGAAAACCAGATGGGCACTAGTGTACAGGGCTACCCCCAGCATCCCCATCAAAGTGACTGCTCATCAGATAGCAAAGGGCACTTTGTTCCCTGCTTTCCCATATTCTGAACATTGAACTCAGACCAATAAATGTAGCTTGTGCCTcagataaaaaaacaaaacaaaatttacaGTTTAGAGTCATTGAAAACCCCTGGATTCCCCTGACTTCCCCCAGAATAGGTATTTCCTACTGCACTTTGGTTACCAGCCCATCATATATTTTTCCCTAATCATCACATTGACTTGGCCCAAATTAATGAACTGCTATGTCCCACCATCAGATGCTCTTGGAGCTTTACCTGTCATCTAGGCTTTCCTCTGGGCAAGCTAAGAAAAGACAAGAGTGTGCATAACTTTGCTTTCTTTGTACTGTGCTCATTTTCCCCTCCTTGCAGCTCCTTCAGTTTCTGCTTGCTATCTGAGGTATGACTTCAGCAGAAGTACCCACCTTGAGAAATGTCATTATGTGAATTATTTTAAACCATGAAATATCTGTCCACACAAGTGGCCATGGGGTTTCAATATGGATCCTCTGCACGTCAGTCCAGGGGAAGGCAGGCACCTGCCCCATCATTCCACATTACAGAGATGCCATTTTAGACACTGTAATTGGTTTTAGCCCCTTGTGATCACTTCAGCCATGCCTTCAAGGATGCACATTCTGCCTGCACGCACTCCACACATATGGGGTGACCACTGAAGCTGACCAGCTGCCTTTGCTTGGCACAGAAACTTGGGCCTGTTGCTCTGGCATGGCATCCAGTGATAGCAACACTGACTTGCTGGAGACCATAGTCTCCTCACAGGGTCTCTTGGCTGACAGCTGCCACTACTGCTGAAACCCAAATGCATCTTGCATCTTCACCTCAGCTACACACCAGGCTTAccttctgcaggcagaagaTGCGTGTGACAAGGCCTGTGGTGGTCCTGGTGTTGTTAAGTGTGACGGTGAAGTCCCCGTAGACTTGCTTCTGCTCTGGCCAATACTGTTCACACTTGTTCTGTCAACAGCAGCAAGACAACTAAGCACCAGCAGACACATGGAGGATTGCAAGCCGCCCGTGGTGTGAatctgctctctgccctcttagaatcatttagattggaaaagacctttaagatcatgaagtccagctgttaacctagcactgctaagtccaccactaaaccatgtcactgaacaccacatctacacatcttttaactATCTCCAAGAATGGCTACTCAACCAtttcctggacaacccattgcagtgtctcacaacccttttggtgaaggatttttttatattgttcagtctaaacctcccctggaacaacttgACATAATTTCCTCTCGTGCAATGACTTGTTGGGAGAAGACATTGACCCCCACCTTgttacaacatcctttcagatagttgcaGAGAGAGTTAAGGTCTCACATCAACACCCACACTGggagcaaaacaaaagcagggaaaaaggCCTGGGCTTTGAAGAGGCCCAAgttgagcacaggctgagataATTTTTCTACCTTGTTCTGCTCCACTAAGCCCGTCAGCATCACTATGACTGAGGTCTTCTCCTGCCAAACCATCTGCCAGAAGTCCACCACCGTTCCAGGCAAGGGGCcttgagaaggaagaggagagccctgtgccagtgttcaaGCAACAGGGGGGTAGCTGCTCCCAGGCACAACTCACACATtctgaggctgtgagcagctctggacTTCCCTTTGCCCAGGAACTAACACTGCACAGCCTGGGCATAGCAGCAACTGGCAGGGGTGCTGGACACCTTGGCTTCACCACCCATGTTAGAAACCAGCAGGAGAGGGACAAGTGAGTCCAGGATATATCAGAGAttcactgctgctccagggacTTCTCCATTCAGACCCTTGAGATGACCATGAGTTGCTCCCACATTTAGGGTCCTATTTCTTGAAGACCACTTTTGGAGCTTTTCAAGGAGCCTGAGACCTGCTTGCCACATGCTGCACATAGCAGACAAACTCATCCCAGCTTTGAAATTTTGGAAGGAGCCTGTCTCCCAGTGCACTGAGTGCAGATGTGTCAGGCACTTGCAAGTTCATCCCTGTCAACACCAGCTGCCGAAAGGAACAAACTAGGCTTGTGAATGGAAGGACCATGTCCTCACCCTGGGCACTGCAAAGACCATCTCCAGCTGGCCACTGCCAAATTAGCACCAAGGCCTTCTAAGCTCTGTAGCACCCATAATTACTGTCCAAGACAGAGGCTTAGGAGATACAGGGCCTTGGACCGAGCTCCTAGACTGCTGTCCCAGTTCCCCACTCCTCAAAGTGCTCAGGGCAGCAACTGACATCTCCTGAGCATCAGAGCTGGAAGCACCTACCTTGAGCTGCAATGAAGAAACGTGGACTCCGGTAGCTCTGTGGGGAAGAGGTTCAAACAGCTCCGATCACATGGGTAAAACATTTAACAGGGAATGAAATAAAGGACCCATCCCCACAGACATCAGAGTCCAGCACCCTTGGCACAGCATGTCCCACAGTACCACTCCTGGCCACCACAGAGAGTAGGTACTCAGGGACTCCATCTTGGCTTCTGTCCTTTCACACAGGTCCCTTTATTTTTGGAGATGCAAACTGCACACAAACCCAGAGTATTCCAGGTGGCTCGAGGATGCACGGAAAGTAACATCCTAAGATCTGCCAACAGTTGAGGGTAGCAAGTGCCAGGCTTTGGGGCAACCCATGTGACCAGGACTGTCCTCATTTAGTCAGGCACCTCTTCTACTCTACCCAGGAACCTCTatcctgcccagagcagcaatTCCTTGCTACCTACATCCACATAGCTGGCATTGATGTAGCCATTCCCTGtgtcagagggctgcagcaccacacGACAGTGATCATCTGAAAGAGAAAGGACATGGGAGATGGTGGACTGTCTCTCTGGGGGATGTAATTTAGGAAAGATCTGGACTATCTGCTCCTTCCTTAGCAGCACTCCACAGACCTCAGAACATATTTAGAGGTAAAGAACATCTATTGAGATGAAAGGTCATGTGGCACATGGGGAAAGGTGATGTGCTTTTAGGGAAGATTGTTAGCACAAGGGCCAAATATCCACACCATGTGGGACCCAGAGGAGCTTTAATTTTTGGTAGGAATTGGGTCACTTCCTCTGCATTCCCGTGAACAGCCACTGGTGAACATGGCAGTGTTCAGCATTAActaacagcaggagcaggaatgcAGTAGTGAATGATTAAGCTTACAGGGAGATTTGAGGTGCAGAACAAAGATTCTACAACTGGGTATAAAACAGTGCAGCCAGCATTGTGATTTTGGAAAATCCCTCTGGGTTTCAGTGGCAATGGAAGATGAGACAAGgaactcagcactgctgaagagCTTGAGAGGCACCTACACCAGCCCAGCATGCTGTACTGCCCAGCCACTTCCAAGTCCCTGTGTTAACCCCTGAAGATCTTTGCTTACATGGGACGATGCTCTTGTAGCGGTTCTTGTTCTGATTACACAGCTCATTCCCAGTATTGCAGGGATGCAATAAAGTGGAGGACAGTTGCTACAGAGGAAGAAGACAAGCCCATTCTGTATTGCCATGTTCTGGGTATGGCCAAGTCCAACTGCATCACACACTcaaggaagggctgagggctgggcaAGCCAGGTGGGAAAGCAAAGCTAAACTAGACCTGATACTCTCTCAGACGCCCAGCACCATGCATGCCAACTAATTCATCCTCTGTTTGCTCTGTTTCTATTTCTGCCCTCTTAAACCACTTCAGAGCCTCCAGCAGTTCCTCCGTGGGGATCTGTGTGTTTATCTTGCATACACCTGTGGAGAACATGAAGTCAGGAGCTTAATATGCACATGATGGCTGGCCCCAGAGCTCTGTGGCGGAGACTGAGCTGGCATTAAGTGGTCAGAACTTAAGCATCAGTCCCCGGGTTGCTGCTCCCTACAGAGGTCCCTTTGTCCTGGGAAGTGTCTCTTTCCCCATATCAGCCAGATCTGAACTTTTTGTTCCCGTAACGACGTTACAGAGCCAGTAAGCACTATGCCTGTGCTTTTAACAGATGGCATGTACAGACAAAGCATCCAGGGCCTCTGCTCATACTGACCTCCTCGACTTTGTAGTGGGACAGCACTGTTGTTCTCCAAGATTTTTGAACTATTGTGTTTTCGCCTGCAAAATAGTAAGTCAGACCCATAGACCAGAGTAAGAGGGAGACAGAGAAGAGGCTGTTGCCCTTATAACAGCCCTACCTCTCACTCAGGGTCCACCTGGACACTTCTTGGCAGGGCAAGATGCTGGATGCctcagagagagcaggagagatgagGCACATACTGACCTGAAGAGcacaaagagcagcaaaatCCCCAGTGCCAGGAGTGCAACAACCAGTGCTAATGCCATAACCGTGGACATCCTGCTCAGCAGAGGCACTGACTCCTGCCCTGCAACCAACAAAGCCCAGACTTAAGCTTCTGCACATCTTGAAAAAGGTGTTGGGAGATGATGCAGGGGTATGGAATGCAAAATATCTTTAGTCATCTCCCAACACTGGCTTTGCACTTGAAAATAACTATGTTGGTGCAAATTTTTTCCATAGCCAGAGCCTGGTGAGGCGTTTGCATGTTGGAGTTGCACAAGCACAGGGTGGGCAATAAGACTAGAGAGACAATATGCAATGATggcaggcacagcccagctgccatTGGTGCCCAAACCTACCAAAGTGCTCCATGGCTGCAAAAGGCAATCTACATAGATAACCTAGAGATCCAGAGAACTTCCAGGAAGATGGAAGTAAGACAGTGAGACCACACCATACCTGCATTTGGCCAGCTCATCTCAATGGGAAGAAGCCAGTCTGGGAAAAAGGTACACGTGGGAAAGAGGATCAGGCAAAGGGAGTAAGGAGCCCACTCACCAAGAGAGAAGCTGTAGCAGATGCAGGTGAACTTCTCTGCCTGTTGGAGGAGGTTGGGAGGCAGAGCTCAGGCCACTCCTGCCCCACTGCCCACCCTGCAGGTGAAGGCTTCCCACCCACAGCCACCGAATGCTGCAGCTATAGCCAAAGAGCCCTGGGACACTATCCTGCCAAGGTACTCAGTCTCTCAGCacaggggctgggaagggagccCATGCAGCGCTGGCAGAGCCTGACAAGAGGCCTGgccccagctggcagcatccCCAGAGAGCAGGACCCCTGCAATGGGTACCTGCTGCGAGCGCTGGACGAGGCGCAGAAGGGCTGTGTAGTTCCAGCCAGGTTGGAGGGCAGCATTGTGGTAACCTTGCCCATGGGTCCCATCGCCCAGCACAAAGTCAGTGGGGGCTGTGAGGTTGAGCATGGCAGCCACATAGGTGCCAGGCTGCCGGCTGGCATTGAAGGGCTGTGGTTCCCCCACGCAGGCATCTTCCACGGCTGTGATGTTGTGTGTGGCGGCCACAATGAGCTGgatctccctgtgaggcagAGCGGTGAGAGGGCTGGGGGAGATGGGACTGGGGGAGATGGGGTTGGGGGAGATGGGTTGGGGAGATGGGACTGGGGGAGATGGGACTGGGGAGATGGACTGGGGAGATGGGTTGGGGGAGATGGGACTGGGGGAGATGGGACTGGGGAGATGGGGTTGGGGGAGATGGGACTGGGGGAGATGGGGTTGGGGAGATGGGGTTGGGGGAGATGGGACTGGGGGATGGATGGGAGATGGGGTTGGGGGAGATGGGGTTGGGGAGATGGGACTGGGGGAGATGGTTGGGGGATGGTGGGAGAGATGGGGTTAGGGgagatggggctgggggagatggggctgggggagatgGGGTTGGGGGAGATGGGGTTAGGGgagatggggctgggggagatgGGGTTAGGGgagatggggctgggggagatgGGGTTGGGGgagatggggctgggggagatgGGGCTGGGAAGAGCAAGAGGGAGGTGGCCGTGGGCAGAAGCATCTCCGGGCTgcggagagcagagctgccaggggctgcactGACCTCGTCGCCTCAGGACGGGCGATGGGGCGGAGGGGAAGCACAGCTGTGCCTTGGGATGGGGACATGTCACGGACGCGGCGGCAGCTGACCttgggaggctgtggagagtCTGGAGGGAAGGCCCCGGGGATGGCCTTGAGCGGGGAGCACGGCAGGCGCTGCCGGGGGGCAGGGGCAGTCCCGGGCAGCGCAGGCTGcggagcacagctcctgtgtgCCCAAGCTCCTCGTTGCTGGCTGGGAGGCCGCAGGCCTGGGCGCACAGACACAGCAAGCCTCACCCGAGCTGTTGGTCTGAAACGTCCAGAGAGACGCAGCGCCAGCTCCGGCGGCCGTGACCCCCCGCATCGTCACCACGTAGCTGCTGCCGGCGCCGTGCTGAGGCAGGGAGTGCTCAGTGGCGGAGCCGCTCAGCCGCAGCCGCTCCATCTCCAGGAAGCCACCGTCCTGCATGCTCCAGCTCGTGATGTTCAGCTGGGGACAGgggacagagcagcagggcagcagctgccccctgCCCTACGGGAACCCAGCGCACGGAGGCACAGCATAGTGCCCGCAAGCATCTCCTCTCTGCCCACTCCTGTTGTGGAAGTCTCCCAGAAAGGAACCCTCAGGAGCCTATGCACTGGACCTCAAAGCAGacaaggggaggagaggaggaattTGGAGCCGACAGCCaagccaggagagcagctgccTCTGGGAGCAAAGGATCAAGCCCCAGGGAAGAACTGAGGGCAAGGGGGAGGCTGCTCCTCTGAAgaggtgtgtatgtgtgtaagGAGCCCGGGCCCAGCTGGCTGGTATGGAATTGCAACAGCGTGGGCACTGTGGTGACATCCTTCCCTcaacttctctttcctcctgtgGAAGATTGCCCTCTGAAGGCTTTGTCAGCAttgaaaggggaagagagagtTCCCACAAGGGATGCAGATGGAGGCTCCTCGTTTGCCAACACCCCATCTGAATTTCTCTTGAGACTCTGGACCATCTTCTCTGATGTCAGGATCTTTATGGAAATGGCTTCTTGGCAATATGCAGAGAAGGAGCTAAGTGAAAGCAGAAAAGTAAGGATTCTTCCCTCAAAGGCTAGCATCTGGGAGCAGGGAACTGGTTGCAGTAGACCCACAAGCAATGCTGTTTTCCCCCAGAGAGAGCCAAGTGGGGCACAAAGAACAAGAGTGTCTGGGTGCCTGTCCCCCCACAGAGAAGCCTGTCCTCGGGGAAGGCTAAGGCCACGCGGGTAAGGGTCTCCCCCCTCCTCAGTGCTACAAAGCAGGGCTCTCGTGTGGGAAGAGCCCCAACCCACAACCAGAGCAGGCACCTCTAGCACTGAGGCAAACTCAAAGGAGTGGTGCAAGTCTCCCAGAAGAATGGGATTTTCAGAGGGTGGCTCAAACCACATGTTTTCCTGTGGCAGGAAGCCTCTGCAAGAGTCACAGGAAGCCTTGGGAGGCCACCACACAGACTTGTCAGCCAGTGCTGCACATCAAGCCACAAGCTGGCCAACCCCCAAGCGGAGCAGATGGGGGGTGCCCAAGGGCAGGGAGCacccaccacctctccaggcaaatCCATAGCACAAGAAATATATAAGGTGAGACAGAAAATGCTCCTCACAGCCAGATATTCACCTGCACTGCCTGCTACCTGAGGGACTCATGGCTTTCCCTCCCCActgtccccaggctgctgcttgcaggcaggGAGGTGCCTGGCAAGGTGAGGAGGTAAATGGGCAGTCCATGGCCTGCTGGTACCTGGATTCCAATGATCTCCCCTTTGCAGGAGGGCAGCACCTTCCACCTTAGGGAACTTGTGTTGTGATCCAGCTGCATCTCCTCTGGTTTGTCTGGCACTGGAAGCACAGGAGGCTGGAGTCATGCATGAGTacagtgaggaggagctgagcccCAAATGGGGTGCAGGCAGGTGCTGGCCCAGGGGACAGGCCACAAAGGCACCTCCCAGGCAGGGCTTGTCCTCCACGAAGGCTccatgtgctgcagcagcaggaagaggaagagtgTGGTGAGGAGGGGAAGAGTGAGCAGGGCACATGCCCTGCTCCAGGAGCCTGCACATGCccttgcccagagccacacaggctcccagcagccctgctcccaggaccattgctgcagggagcagatgcCTGGGCTAAGCTGCCAGCTGAAGGGGACATTTCCCACCTCCCCTACCTGTGACACCATACAGGATTGTCTCTTCTCTCCTGTACTCGTGCCCACGTACCTGTTCCCTCTGTCCTGATCAGCCATGCAAAAAGGATCGTGCTGGGGGGTAGGGTGATGGTGATACTGTAGTcagtgaagggctggagaagaggacatgAAAATGTTCCCCCCTGGCCTTGTAGAatttcctctccctccacctCCTCAGCCTCACAGGGAGCAGACGAAGGCTCTGCCAGGCGGCACATGGCCTGCATGTTCTGGCAGGCGCCTGGGAGCCCACAGGTCCAGTTCACTTTGATGCTGGTGCTGGAAATCTCCCAGGTCCCGGGGACAACCTGGAAGACCTCTGTGAAGGATACATTGCAAGTGGGTGACTTCCTGAAGGcccttcccctcccagcctAGCAATTGTGCTGCAGCCCAAAAGCCCTGCTCCCCATCCAGCTGGATGGGAGGCAAACcaggaggcagggagcaggaaacTTGGGGGTTGTGGTGGGCtcagaagctggacatgaccTTTCAGGACAATTCCCTAAGTGAGGTAACCTCCCCTTGTTCATTCAAACATTTGGACATTGAGGGGGAACAGAGGGAAGCACAGGAATAGTGTGTCCCCAGCTAAGCTACATCGCAGCTCACATGGAGCAACAAAAGTCTTTCTTCTGCCCTCACACCCTCTGATGGGAGCAAGAGGATCGTGGACAGGAATTAATGTGCATGAACGTGTGGAGTTTCATTTCTCAATCCGATTTGTCCTTCTGAATCAAAACTGAGGGTTCAGGGGGTCCCAGAATCTCTACAATCTCTGCAATGTATGCAGCTCTTAGAAAGATGACAGGCTTTCCTCCTCTCTGTAGACCCCAGGGGAAAACGGCATTTTCCCCGGCAGTGTAAGACGCGATGGCGCTCTGGCACACCGTATGGGGTAGCCCTGCTACACCACCTTTCCAGAACAGGCATGATGGGAAAAGAGCCCCATGCTGTTTCCCCCAGGTGTCCCAGGAAAGGCTAGGAGGAGTAAGTCAAGGGACTGGGGCACTTACAGGGGGCTCATACTAAACACAAAACCTGCACAGAGCCTGCTGGACCAGCATTTTACCCTGCTGCCTTATGTCACCATCAAAGCAGCAAGGGCTGCTACATGAAGTCAGAAAAGGACTTAACGGGACCAGACAGAACACCCTCTGAGGTGTGTGGTTGTAGTCATCTTTTTGTTCCATGGGAGAGCAGAACTGGGTATATTTCATCCTGACCTTGCACAAGCTGCTCCCACAGTCATCAAGCCTCACAGAACTGGTCCTAAGGTAAAATCATGACCTTCCCATGCTGAATTTTACCCAGATACATTCCCAGCATCCTGCCTCTGGAAAAGAGCCATCCTGCTCACGATGTCTCACTTACCAGTGCATTCCACACTGGACTGAATGGGGATCCATTGACCTCTGCTGTCCTTTCCAGACCAAACTTCTTCATATACAGGTTTCCTGTGACTTAAGGACTGTGCTTTTCCTGCACATTTGACATGGGTGAAGGAAGGCTGGAAACCATCAGGACAGCTTACCATCAGTTCACTGTTTTTCTCATAATTGTCCTGGTCTGGTACCAGCTGGACACTTTTGTTCCACCGAGGTCTTTTGCATGTTTCTGGCAGAAGTGAAAGTGAGTGTTAGTTGGAGTGGGCGGTGACAAGCTGAGTCAGGGGTGAGTAGTGGGATATGGTCAATCATTTAGTTTGGGGTCGAGAGGTACAGCCAGGAGAGCTCCTGATGGCTCTCTTACCTAAGCATTCCACACTGGACTGAACGGGGGTCCAGGTACCTCTGCTGTCCCTTCTAAGCCAAACTTCTCTGTATATGGGTTTCCCATGACTGATTGACTGGACTTGGC contains:
- the LOC128979944 gene encoding receptor-type tyrosine-protein phosphatase epsilon-like — translated: MVQEWEEMDPNTSGEPQEAGATLECTWLLGRLPASAETCPRPPWDSRLQLEPEKENYKKNEKVTLSCIDGLQPPFTKIKCSSQVQSISHGKPIYREVWLRRDSRGTWTPVQSSVECLEVFQVVPGTWEISSTSIKVNWTCGLPGACQNMQAMCRLAEPSSAPCEAEEVEGEEILQGQGGTFSCPLLQPFTDYSITITLPPSTILFAWLIRTEGTVPDKPEEMQLDHNTSSLRWKVLPSCKGEIIGIQLNITSWSMQDGGFLEMERLRLSGSATEHSLPQHGAGSSYVVTMRGVTAAGAGAASLWTFQTNSSDSPQPPKVSCRRVRDMSPSQGTAVLPLRPIARPEATREIQLIVAATHNITAVEDACVGEPQPFNASRQPGTYVAAMLNLTAPTDFVLGDGTHGQGYHNAALQPGWNYTALLRLVQRSQQAEKFTCICYSFSLGQESVPLLSRMSTVMALALVVALLALGILLLFVLFRRKHNSSKILENNSAVPLQSRGGVCKINTQIPTEELLEALKWFKRAEIETEQTEDELVGMHGAGRLREYQQLSSTLLHPCNTGNELCNQNKNRYKSIVPYDHCRVVLQPSDTGNGYINASYVDSYRSPRFFIAAQGPLPGTVVDFWQMVWQEKTSVIVMLTGLVEQNKNKCEQYWPEQKQVYGDFTVTLNNTRTTTGLVTRIFCLQKAGCALPRVVEQFHYLLWPDHGVPRNPAQLLWLVEVVNKRGLEAPAGPVLVHCSAGIGRTGTFIALDFLLKMGKAEGKVDVFHCVQRLREQRVSMVQTKEQYTFLYEVLLEGLLCGSTGIPVESITSHVRCLREAETSRHNNVLEKEFKALQKFSELFQLLPCREAEKPSNQPKNRKPGILPADSYRPILMSSLNADGSPGYINAVFVDTYTEEDRLIVTQMPFATTLVDFWALVWDYTCTSVVVLNELQELDKTYVEFWPTQDEAAYGRFHIHLISEEPGTGFTAWTLALTNRQQPKKSALEVRLWQLKDWPMQQPLPPHSATIMSLLGKVETHHRQSRDGHILVTCWDGASRSGIFCAANFLCEQIQSEGLVDVSQAVRMVKRRRRQLIKDVEQYGLCYELAISYLNSFETYGNFK